CGAAGCGAGAACAAACATCGGTCGCATTCCGGTCGCGCTACGGTTGGGGCGGAAGGTGGCTTACGCAACCAGTCGGAGCGCGAAGCCACGGCCGCTTATGCGCGGTTGTTTGCCGAGAGCCCCGATCCGCTGGAACTGAAGCTGGCTCATTTCGCAAAGTACGTCCGCCGACAGGATATGACTCGGCTGCTGGCCAGGTACGAAATTTTCAAACGCATTCTCCCGGTGAAAGGGTCGATTGTGGAATGCGGCGTGTATCGCGGGGGCGGGCTGATGTCGTGGGGAAATTTTAGCGCGATTTTGGAGCCAAACAATCTCACTCGCCGGGTATATGGCTTTGACAGTTTTGCAGGATTTCCGCAAGTTTCGGCCCAAGATGCGACGGCGGCACGGATCACTCGGCCGGGAGAGCTTGCGGCCGATTGTTTTGGCGAATTGCAGGAGTTAATCGGCGCGTTCGACCAGAATCGATTTTTGGGGCACGTTCCCAAGGTAGAACTCATTCGGGGCGATGCAACGGAAACCATTCCGGCGTTTTTGAAATCGCATCCGCATGTGGTCATCAGCTTATTGTTTTTGGATTTCGATCTGTACGAGCCGACCAAGGTGGCCTTGGAGCATTTGTTGCCGCGGATGCCCAAAGGCGCGGTCATCGCCTTCGATGAGTTAGATAACCCCGCTTGGCCTGGCGAAACTTTAGCGCTGCTGCATCAATCGGGCATTTGCCCGTTGCGGTTGGAGCGGTTGGAGTTTGATCCGTACATCGGCTTCGCGTTGATCGATTGAGCGGCAGCCGTAGAAGCAACCAGAACAGCAGCGATTAAAAAGGACGGAACATGCCCATGGAATGGAAGGTTCGCTACGTTGATTATCCGACGCAATTTCGAGGGCTTGAATCCGAGGTGCTGGCGACGATTCGCAGCGTATTGGCTGGCGGCGATTTAATGCTCCGGCAGCAGCTGCGAGATTTTGAAACACACCTGGCGGCGTTTGTGGGGACCCAGCACGCCGTGGGCGTGAGCAATTGCACCGACGGTTTGCGGCTGATTCTGCAGGCGCTGGGCGTCGGTGCGGGAGACGAAGTCATTACCGTCTCGCATACGTTTGTGGCCACGGCTGCGGCCGTGCATCATTGCGGTGCCAAGGTGGTGTTGGTTGACGTAGGAGACGATCATCTGATGGATCCGGACGAGGCCGCCCAGGCTGTCACGCCGCGCACGAAAGCAATTCTGACGGTCCATTTGAACGGGCGCATATGCGATATGCGGCGGATTAAATTGTTGGCACAGCGCCACGATCTGCTGTTAATCGAAGATGCTGCCCAAGCCTTGGGTGCTCGCTATGCCGGCGTGGGGGCGGGCGCCTTTGGCGTGGCCGCCGCGTTCAGTTTTTATCCTGCGAAATTGTTGGGGGCTTACGGGGACGCCGGCGCGGTGGTGACTTCGAATGCAGACTTGGCGCTACGAATTGCCCGGCTGCGCGACCACGGTCGAATGCCGGGGGGAGAAATCGCGGAATGGGGCTTCAATTGCCGGCTGGATAATTTGCAGGCCGCGCTACTGGATTTGAAGTTGGCTCGATTGCAGCGGGCGCTAACACGTCGGCGCGAATTGGCCGCGCAGTATCACGAGTTGCTCGTCGATGTCACATCGCTAAAACTGCCCCCGCCGCCGGCCGAGGGAAGGCACTTCGATGTGTACCAAAACTACGAAATAGAGGCCGACGAACGGGACCAATTGGTCGCGCACTTGCAAGCGCAGGGTATCGAGATCATGAAGCCATGGGGCGGTAAAGGCATCCATCAATTTGCAGCGCTTGGGCTGGGGCATTTTTCGTTGCCTCGCACAGAAGCGATGTTCCGCAGAGCCTTGATGCTGCCCATGCATCCGGAACTGTCGAATGAGCAGATCGAGTATGTGGCCCGGGAAATTAAGGCGTTTTATTCGGGTCGAATGGTACGCAATCGCGCCGCATAAACGTTGCTACACAAAACAATAAGGTGAGTTTGATAGTTCTGCTCTCCTGGCAAGATGCTTGCATCGGAATTCATTCAGCACGCATGACTACCGACTTTTCCACCGTTACTGAATTGCCTGGCATACGGGCGACGAGCCAGCAGCGCTCGATGTTGTATACGCGCTATCATTTGGCAAAATTACACTGTGTTGATAAAGACGTTTTAGAAGTTGCTTGTGGCGCTGGATTGGGGTTGGGCTACTTGGCACGCTGGGCACGCTCGGTCACGGGCGGCGACATCGACGAGACCAATTTGAACGTGGCCCGTCGGTCGTACCGCAACTGTCCGCAAATCCAATTGCATTGGCAGGATGCGGAGCATCTCGAGGTTCCCGATGGCAGCTTTGATACGTTGCTGCTGTTCGAGGCTATTTATTACTTGCCCGACGCTAAACAGTTTGTGTCGGAGGCGCGACGCGTGCTTCGTCCGGACGGAAAGTTGATTGTATGCACCGTAAACCATCGCTGGAGTGGGTTCAATCGCAGTCCTCATGCCGTGCGGTATTTCGATGCCGACGAATTGCGCAGCCTGCTAAATCAGCATGGGTTCGCGGTGCAAGTGTTTGGTGGATTTCCAGATCGAACTGATTCGGCCGCCAAACGGCTGGTTTCCGCGATTCGTTCGGTGGCGATTCGCTGGCGATTGATTCCACAGACAATGAAAGGCAAACAATGGCTCAAGCGTCTGTTTTACGGCAAGTTGACTGCGCTGGAAGCGAAAGTTCACGAGCAGATGGCCGCTTTGGAACCGCTGGTTGAAGTGTCGCCCGGTAGTAAGACGCATCCGTATAAAGTGCTGTATGCGGTAGCACAGCGCGGAAATATTGCCGTGGGCAAGTTTGCCGCGTGATCGCCAAAGCCGAGGATGAAAGATACTGATATGGGATCAACTCCAATTAAGCTCGGTAAGGGGCATTTTTCCGATACTCGCGAACTTGCACGACGCATCCGCCTGCATGCCTTGCGGATGACGAGTTACGGCGGCAGTTCGCACATTGGGTCGATTTTTTCCATCGTCGACATTGTGGCGGTGCTGTATGGGCTTGTGGCGCGCGTCGATCCTGCCGTCCCGCAGCACCCGCAGCGAGATCGAATTGTGCTGAGCAAGGGTCATGCCGGGGCGGGAATCTACGCGGCTTTAGCGGAATTGGGATTTTTTCCGCTGGACTGGTTGAGCACACACTACCAGGACGGGTCCAAGCTGAGCGGCCACGTTTCGCATAAAGGCGTACCGGGCGTGGAATTTTCGACGGGGTCGCTAGGCCACGGATTGCCGGTGGCCACGGGCATGGCGTATGCGGCCAAGCTACGCGGTGAGAATCACCGCATGTTCACCATCATGAGCGACGGCGAATGCGACGAGGGATCGAACTGGGAGGCTATTTTGTTTGCGGGCCACCACGGGCTTTCCAATTTGATAGCCGTGATCGATTACAACAAGTTGCAAAGTTTGGCGTCGGTGGAAGAAACATTGCGATTGGAGCCGCTGGCGGACAAATGGCGGTCATTCGGCTGGGCTGTTCAAGAAGCGGATGGCCACGATCATGCGACGTTAGAAGCTACGCTGAACGCTGTTCCGTTTGAATCGGCCAAGCCGAGTTGCGTGATTGCGCACACGACCAAGGGCAAAGGCGTTTCGTTCATGGAAAATTCGGTGTTGTGGCATTACCGAACCGCGCGCGGCGAAGAGTTTGAAACGGCCCAAGCGGAATTAGCGGCCGACCAAAACCGCGGAGGATATTGCCATGCGTGACGAATTCGTCGGACGGTTAACGCAGATGGCCGAGCGCGATGCGCGCATCATGCTTGTGACCGGCGATTTGGGATTTGGCGTATTGACCGAATTTGCACGGCGTTTCCCCAGGCAGTTCGTCAACGCCGGCGTGGCCGAGCAGAACATGACGTCGCTGGCCACCGGGCTGGCGTTGGAAGGATACATCGTATTCACCTACTCGATCGCCAACTTCGCCTTCATGCGGTGCCTGGAGCAAATTCGCAATGATGCGGCTTACCATCGGGCGAATGTGAACGTGGTGGCGATCGGCGGCGGGTTGAGTTATGGCCAACTGGGCGTATCGCACCATGCCACCGAGGATATTAGCATCATGCGGGCCATCCCCGAACTTATGGTCGTTTGCCCTGGCGATGCTTGGGAGGCGGCCGAGGCCGCGGAGGCGGTCGCCCAGCAACCTGGCGCCAGCTACATTCGGCTCGATCGCTCGTCCGCTCAGCGGATGGAGCAGCCCGGTGATCAATTTATATTAGGGAAGGCTCGCATAGTGAGAACAGGAACGGATGTAGCGCTTTTGGCCGCTGGCGGCATATTAAGCGTGGCCCACGAGGCGGCATCGCAGCTTGCCCTGGAGGGCATTCAATGCCAGGTGATCAGCATGCACACGTTGAAGCCGTTTGACGAAGAGGCGGTTTTGGACGCAGCGCGGCAAACCAGCGGCATTGTGACGTTGGAAGAACACACGGTCGACGGTGGATTGGGCAGCGCCGTGGCGGAGCGGTTGCTGGAACAGAGTTGTATTCCCGGCTTCTTTTATCGCGTTGGATTGCGGGGCGATTTTCCAAGTGTCGTCGGCTCGCAAGCGTATTTGCGACAATTGTACGGGCTGGACGCCGCCAGCGTGGCGGTTGTCGTAGCCAATTTAGTCAGGGGCCTGTCGGCAAGCGGTCGTCGCCAGCTTGCCGCGTGACAGCGCAGTGGCCGCTTGATATCGTTCGGTTCGCGTGAAGCATTGGTTTACAGGGAGCAATTCCTAGGATCGAAGGTTGGCCCCATGCACTTGTCGTTTCTCGATTATTTAGCCGATCCCACGACGGGCGAACCGTTGCGTCTGAAAATCGCAGAGCAACGCGGCGAATTTGTCGAGGCTGGCCTCCTGGAATCGGCTGTGCACACTTATCGCATCGTCCGAGGCATTCCACGGTTTGT
Above is a window of Pirellulales bacterium DNA encoding:
- a CDS encoding TylF/MycF/NovP-related O-methyltransferase → MDNVSVQVSNGKSRSENKHRSHSGRATVGAEGGLRNQSEREATAAYARLFAESPDPLELKLAHFAKYVRRQDMTRLLARYEIFKRILPVKGSIVECGVYRGGGLMSWGNFSAILEPNNLTRRVYGFDSFAGFPQVSAQDATAARITRPGELAADCFGELQELIGAFDQNRFLGHVPKVELIRGDATETIPAFLKSHPHVVISLLFLDFDLYEPTKVALEHLLPRMPKGAVIAFDELDNPAWPGETLALLHQSGICPLRLERLEFDPYIGFALID
- a CDS encoding DegT/DnrJ/EryC1/StrS family aminotransferase, translated to MEWKVRYVDYPTQFRGLESEVLATIRSVLAGGDLMLRQQLRDFETHLAAFVGTQHAVGVSNCTDGLRLILQALGVGAGDEVITVSHTFVATAAAVHHCGAKVVLVDVGDDHLMDPDEAAQAVTPRTKAILTVHLNGRICDMRRIKLLAQRHDLLLIEDAAQALGARYAGVGAGAFGVAAAFSFYPAKLLGAYGDAGAVVTSNADLALRIARLRDHGRMPGGEIAEWGFNCRLDNLQAALLDLKLARLQRALTRRRELAAQYHELLVDVTSLKLPPPPAEGRHFDVYQNYEIEADERDQLVAHLQAQGIEIMKPWGGKGIHQFAALGLGHFSLPRTEAMFRRALMLPMHPELSNEQIEYVAREIKAFYSGRMVRNRAA
- a CDS encoding class I SAM-dependent methyltransferase → MTTDFSTVTELPGIRATSQQRSMLYTRYHLAKLHCVDKDVLEVACGAGLGLGYLARWARSVTGGDIDETNLNVARRSYRNCPQIQLHWQDAEHLEVPDGSFDTLLLFEAIYYLPDAKQFVSEARRVLRPDGKLIVCTVNHRWSGFNRSPHAVRYFDADELRSLLNQHGFAVQVFGGFPDRTDSAAKRLVSAIRSVAIRWRLIPQTMKGKQWLKRLFYGKLTALEAKVHEQMAALEPLVEVSPGSKTHPYKVLYAVAQRGNIAVGKFAA
- a CDS encoding transketolase, which translates into the protein MGSTPIKLGKGHFSDTRELARRIRLHALRMTSYGGSSHIGSIFSIVDIVAVLYGLVARVDPAVPQHPQRDRIVLSKGHAGAGIYAALAELGFFPLDWLSTHYQDGSKLSGHVSHKGVPGVEFSTGSLGHGLPVATGMAYAAKLRGENHRMFTIMSDGECDEGSNWEAILFAGHHGLSNLIAVIDYNKLQSLASVEETLRLEPLADKWRSFGWAVQEADGHDHATLEATLNAVPFESAKPSCVIAHTTKGKGVSFMENSVLWHYRTARGEEFETAQAELAADQNRGGYCHA
- a CDS encoding transketolase C-terminal domain-containing protein, whose amino-acid sequence is MRDEFVGRLTQMAERDARIMLVTGDLGFGVLTEFARRFPRQFVNAGVAEQNMTSLATGLALEGYIVFTYSIANFAFMRCLEQIRNDAAYHRANVNVVAIGGGLSYGQLGVSHHATEDISIMRAIPELMVVCPGDAWEAAEAAEAVAQQPGASYIRLDRSSAQRMEQPGDQFILGKARIVRTGTDVALLAAGGILSVAHEAASQLALEGIQCQVISMHTLKPFDEEAVLDAARQTSGIVTLEEHTVDGGLGSAVAERLLEQSCIPGFFYRVGLRGDFPSVVGSQAYLRQLYGLDAASVAVVVANLVRGLSASGRRQLAA